The nucleotide window TGTCGCTGCGGTTGAACCACCGCCTGCGCGTGAAAGTGCGCGTGGACGAGAAAGACGCGCACATGCCCACGCTGACCGGCCTCTGGCCCATCGCCGACTGGCTCGAGCGCGAAGTCTGGGACATGATGGGCATTCGCTTCGACGGCCATCCGAATTTGAAAAGGATCCTCATGTACGAGGAATTCGTGGGGCATCCGCTCCGCAAAGACTATCCCTGCAACAAGAGACAGCCCCTGATCGGGCCCGTGAATTAATATGGAAGTCAAAGAGCAGGAAATTCCCAAAAAACTGCGCAAGGAATCGATGCTGCTGAACGTCGGTCCTCAGCATCCGGCCATGCACGGCATCGTCCGCATCATCACGGAGCTGGACGGCGAGATCGTCGTCAATTCCGACGTCGAGATCGGCTACCTCCACCGCTGCTTCGAAAAAATGTCGGAGCAGGGCGGTTATCTCCAGGTCATCCCGTACACGGACCGCCTCAACTACGTGTCGCCGCTCATCAACAACCAGGGCTACTGCATGGCGGTGGAAAAGCTTTTCGGCCTGAAGATCACCGAACGCGCGGAATACATCCGCGTGATCATGAGCGAGCTTTCGCGCGTCTCAGACCATCTCACGTGCGTGGGCGCATCTTCTATGGAATTGGGCGCCTTCACGGCCTTCCTTTACATGATCAAAGCGCGGGAATTCATCTACCAGCTCATCGAGGAAGTGACCGGCGCGCGCCTCACGATTTCCTACGTGCGCATCGGCGGCGTGAAAGGCGACCTTCCCGCGGATTTCGCGGACAAATGCCGCAACGTGATCAAGGAAACGCGCAAAGTCCTCAAAGAAGTCGACGCGCTTCTCACGAAAAACCGCATCTTCGTGGACCGCATGAAAGACATCGGCGTGATCTCGAAGGAAGACGCGATGGCCTACGGCATCACCGGGCCTTTTCTGCGCTCGACGGGCGTCGACTATGACGTGCGCCGCGCGCAGCCGTACTCGGTTTACGACCGCTTCACG belongs to Verrucomicrobiia bacterium and includes:
- a CDS encoding NADH-quinone oxidoreductase subunit C, whose protein sequence is MPQLHEKLKEKFPGAVVETHEFRGDETAVVKRESFLEVVRFLKEDPQADMNMLVDLTAVDRKDLKEKPRFEIVYHFLSLRLNHRLRVKVRVDEKDAHMPTLTGLWPIADWLEREVWDMMGIRFDGHPNLKRILMYEEFVGHPLRKDYPCNKRQPLIGPVN
- a CDS encoding NADH-quinone oxidoreductase subunit D produces the protein MEVKEQEIPKKLRKESMLLNVGPQHPAMHGIVRIITELDGEIVVNSDVEIGYLHRCFEKMSEQGGYLQVIPYTDRLNYVSPLINNQGYCMAVEKLFGLKITERAEYIRVIMSELSRVSDHLTCVGASSMELGAFTAFLYMIKAREFIYQLIEEVTGARLTISYVRIGGVKGDLPADFADKCRNVIKETRKVLKEVDALLTKNRIFVDRMKDIGVISKEDAMAYGITGPFLRSTGVDYDVRRAQPYSVYDRFTFEIPVGTHGDNYDRYLCRMEEMEQSLRIVEQALDQIPGGPVLLNMQGEEVPAEYMIDEAKMGRISGVCGKNADFDPTLSGANKEIYSKLEADNKRALIPAKEDTYSNIEGLMNHFKYVMMGHGIRPPKGEVYSIVEGGNGELGFYIVSDGTDRPYRVRVRPPCFMIVAALPKLINGYTMADIVPTFGTVNMIGGELDH